The following proteins are co-located in the Anas platyrhynchos isolate ZD024472 breed Pekin duck chromosome 1, IASCAAS_PekinDuck_T2T, whole genome shotgun sequence genome:
- the LOC101805302 gene encoding carboxypeptidase A1, protein MEVALVGRSMNVPGGLYRALSTPFGAEARPYPLTMKVLLVFFAALVVGALGEQLFVGDQVLRITASNEKQIALLRALGEREDLQLDFWRDPTKPGHPSDLRVPFPSLQAVKIFLESHGISYSIMIKDVQQLLDEEKKIMLLSKEKERSASTFDFASYHTLDEIYNWLDTLVANHPGLVSKIQIGESYEKRPLYVLKFSTGGSNRPAIWLDTGIHSREWVTQATGVWTANKLAEEYGRDPSITAILDNMDIFFEIVTNPDGYAFTHSSNRMWRKTRSINAGSSCIGVDPNRNWDAGFGGPGSSGSPCSETYRGPYAHSESEVKSIVDFILGHGNVKALISIHSYSQMLMFPYGYKSEPAPDFQELNELAEKAVNDLAAVYGTKYTYGSIVDTIYVASGTTVDWAYENGVKYSYTFELRDTGRYGFLLPSSQIIPTATETWPALLDIMLHVQQHPY, encoded by the exons ATGGAGGTGGCCTTGGTGGGGAGGTCCATGAATGTCCCCGGGGGACTATATAGGGCCCTGTCAACGCCCTTTGGGGCTGAGGCTCGTCCGTATCCACTCACCATGAAGGTCCTCCTGGTCTTCTTCGCCGCCCTCGTGGTGGGCGCCCTCGGCGAGCAGCTTTTTGTGGG GGACCAAGTTCTCCGCATTACGGCCAGCAACGAGAAGCAAATCGCCCTGCTCAGGGCGCTGGGCGAGCGGGAGGACCTGCAG CTTGATTTCTGGCGCGACCCCACCAAGCCCGGGCACCCATCCGACCTGCGCGtgcccttccccagcctgcaAGCGGTCAAAATCTTCCTGGAGTCCCATGGAATTTCCTACAGCATCATGATCAAGGACGTGCAG CAACTGCTGGacgaggaaaagaaaatcatgcTGCTGTccaaggagaaggaaagaagcgCCAGCACCTTCGATTTCGCGTCCTACCACACTCTGGATGAG ATCTACAACTGGCTGGACACCCTGGTGGCCAATCACCCCGGCCTCGTTAGCAAGATCCAGATCGGGGAGAGCTACGAGAAGAGACCCCTGTACGTGCTGAAG TTCAGCACCGGGGGGTCGAACCGGCCGGCCATCTGGCTGGACACCGGCATCCACTCGCGCGAGTGGGTCACCCAGGCCACCGGCGTGTGGACGGCCAACAAG CTCGCCGAGGAGTACGGCCGGGATCCCTCCATCACCGCCATCCTGGACAACATGGACATCTTCTTCGAGATCGTCACCAACCCCGACGGCTACGCCTTCACCCACAGCTCC AACCGCATGTGGCGAAAGACGAGGTCCATCAACGCCGGCTCCTCCTGCATCGGCGTGGACCCCAACCGAAATTGGGACGCGGGCTTCGGAG GCCCCGGCTCCAGCGGCAGCCCCTGCTCCGAAACCTACCGCGGCCCCTACGCCCACTCGGAGAGCGAAGTGAAATCCATCGTGGACTTCATCCTCGGCCACGGCAACGTGAAAGCCCTCATCTCCATCCACAGCTACTCCCAGATGCTGATGTTCCCCTACGGCTACAAGAGCGAGCCGGCGCCTGACTTCCAGGAACTG aACGAGCTGGCCGAAAAGGCAGTGAACGACTTGGCCGCGGTGTACGGGACGAAATACACCTACGGCAGCATCGTAGACACCATCT ATGTGGCATCCGGCACCACCGTGGACTGGGCCTACGAGAACGGGGTGAAATATTCCTACACCTTCGAGCTGAGGGATACGGGGCGCTACGGtttcctcctgcccagctcccagATCATCCCCACCGCCACCGAGACGTGGCCGGCGCTGCTGGACATCATGCTCCACGTCCAGCAGCACCCCTACTGA
- the LOC101789381 gene encoding carboxypeptidase A1, with the protein MPRGAVGMWGELFRLEMKVLLLLAALVAVAAATEDFVGHQVLRIVPSSDEELRKVQELQDLEHLQLDFWLSPRGTGDPVDVRVPFPSLQPLKAHLEANGVPYSIMIEDVQALVDQEQMQMLRQRRRLQLLSTDTFDYSSYHNLDEIYAFMDLLVAENPNLVSKLEIGRSTENRPLYVLKFSKGGTNRPAIWIDTGIHSREWVTQASGVWFAKKIVQDQEKDEGLASILDQMDIFLEIVTNPDGFVFTHTSNRMWRKTRSKRSGSLCVGVDPNRNWNAGFGGSGSSSSPCSETYHGPYANSEPEVEAIVNFVKNHGNIKAFVSIHSYSQLLLYPYGYTTTPVPDVEELHQVAKEAVTALSSLYGTKYTYGSIITTIYQASGGTIDWTYNQGIKYSFTFELRDTGRYGFLLPASQIVPTAQETWLALKVIMRHALEHPY; encoded by the exons ATGCCCCGAGGTGCCGTGGGGATGTGGGGCGAGCTCTTTCGGCTGGAAATGAaggtcctcctgctgctggctgccctggTGGCAGTGGCTGCTGCCACCGAGGATTTTGTTGG GCACCAGGTGCTGCGCATCGTCCCCAGCAGCGATGAGGAGCTGAGGaaggtgcaggagctgcaggacctGGAGCATCTGCAG CTGGATTTCTGGCTGTCCCCCCGCGGCACCGGGGACCCGGTCGATGTCCGCGtgcccttccccagcctgcagcccctcaaAGCCCACCTGGAGGCCAACGGCGTCCCCTACTCCATCATGATCGAGGACGTGCAG gcgCTGGTGGACCAGGAGCAGATGCAGATGCTTCGCCAGCGCCGCCGGCTCCAGCTGCTCTCCACCGACACCTTCGACTACAGCAGCTACCACAACCTGGACGAG ATCTACGCCTTCATGGACCTGCTGGTGGCTGAAAACCCCAACCTGGTCAGCAAGCTCGAGATCGGCCGGTCGACAGAAAACCGCCCCCTCTACGTGCTCAAG TTCAGCAAAGGGGGCACGAACCGCCCGGCCATCTGGATCGACACCGGCATCCATTCCCGCGAGTGGGTGACACAAGCCAGCGGTGTCTGGTTTGCCAAGAAG ATTGTCCAAGATCAGGAGAAAGATGAAGGTCTGGCCTCCATCCTGGACCAGATGGACATCTTCCTGGAGATTGTCACCAACCCAGACGGCTTCGTCTTCACCCACACCTCG AACCGCATGTGGCGCAAGACCAGGTCCAAGAGATCGGGCTCCCTCTGCGTCGGCGTGGACCCCAACCGCAACTGGAACGCAGGTTTTGGAG GGTCCGggtccagcagcagcccctgctcggAGACATACCACGGGCCTTACGCCAACTCGGAGCCCGAGGTGGAGGCCATCGTCAACTTCGTGAAGAACCACGGGAACATCAAGGCTTTCGTCTCCATCCACAGCtactcccagctcctgctctaCCCCTACGGCTACACCACCACCCCCGTGCCTGACGTGGAGGAACTG CACCAGGTGGCCAAGGAGGCTGTCACCGCTTTGTCGTCTCTGTACGGCACCAAGTACACGTACGGCAGCATCATCACCACCATCT ATCAAGCGAGCGGAGGAACCATCGACTGGACGTACAATCAGGGCATCAAGTACTCCTTCACCTTTGAGCTGCGGGACACGGGGCGCTACGGGTTCCTGCTGCCCGCCAGCCAGATCGTGCCGACTGCCCAGGAGACGTGGCTGGCACTGAAGGTCATCATGCGCCACGCACTCGAACACCCCTACTGA
- the CEP41 gene encoding centrosomal protein of 41 kDa, with protein sequence MSGRRSGGQPEYLSRRIPQNPKYQHIKTRLDTGCSLTKYIEKLEEIKRNYRYKKDELFKRLKVTTFAQLVIQVASLSDETLGVTNEEIHKLEDGSSDADAELTAGTNGKGSPSGTPPSPVLFINSTGAGESYRSTLQSVISGVGELDIEKDTPKKEDAEAKDLPYPDCPFLLLDVRDRDAYDQCHIVGAYSYPIATLSRTMNPYTNSILEYKNAHGKIIILYDDDERLASQAATTMCERGFENLFMLSGGLKVLAQKIPEGLVTGSLPPSCQGAAPPGSARKKAAPKAPPTRAENKWRFTAEDLQKIKYYLEEEQIPSDTASRLSRGSSGRDSKATTVRSNPSLPTTAANVGSLTTRSFSRSSLQNRPWK encoded by the exons ATGTCGGGCAGGAGGAGCGGCGGGCAGCCTGAG TATTTAAGCAGGCGCATCCCTCAGAACCCCAAGTACCAGCACATAAAAACCCGCCTCGATACCG GGTGCAGCTTAACGAAATACATTGAGAAGTTGGAGGAGATCAAAAGAA attACAGATACAAGAAGGATGAGCTGTTTAAAAGATTGAAAGTGACGACTTTTGCCCAGCTG GTCATCCAGGTTGCTTCTCTATCTGATGAAACCTTAGGAGTGACGAATGAGGAGATCCACAAGCTGGAAG ATGGTTCTTCTGATGCAGATGCTGAACTCACGGCAGGGACAAATGGGAAAGGAAGCCCCAGTGGGACACCACCCAGTCCAGTCCTGTTCATAAACAGCACAGGAGCTGGGGAATCGTACCGGTCCACGCTGCAGAG CGTGATAAGTGGTGTTGGCGAGCTGGATATAGAAAAGGACACTCCAAAGAAAGAGGACGCTGAGGCTAAAGACCTGCCTTACCCCGACTGCCCCTTCCTGCTTCTGGACGTGCGAGACCGAGATGCTTATGACCAATGTCACATTGTTGGAG cttATTCATATCCTATCGCAACACTATCTAGAACCATGAACCCGTATACAAACAGTATTTTGGAATAT AAAAATGCCCATGgaaaaatcataattttgtATGACGACGACGAGAggctggccagccaggctgccaCAACCATGTGTGAGAGGGGCTTTGAGAACTTGTTCATGTTATCTGGAG GCCTGAAAGTCCTTGCACAGAAAATCCCAGAAGGACTCGTCACCGGCTCGCTCCCCCCATCCTGCCAGGGGGCAGCTCCCCCTGGATCCGCCCGAAAAAAGGCTGCTCCCAAAGCGCCACCCACACGTGCCGAGAATAAATGGAGATTTACTGCAGAAGATCTACAAAAGATTAAGTACTACCTAGAAGAGGAGCAGATTCCTTCGGATACTGCCA gccGTCTTAGCCGTGGCTCTTCAGGGCGCGATTCCAAGGCAACGACCGTGAGGAGCAACCCCAGCCTCCCCACCACTGCTGCCAATGTGGGGTCTCTCACCACCCGCTCgttcagcaggagcagcctccAGAACAGGCCATGGAAATAA
- the MEST gene encoding mesoderm-specific transcript homolog protein isoform X1: MRGRWVWVGLLGVPLLALYLHLPPPRLSPELLSWRSSGAFFTYQERSIFYRDSAGAVGSSDVVVLLHGFPTSSYDWNKIWEGLTLRFHRVVALDFVGFGFSDKPRPHRYSIFEQASIVEGLLRHLGLHRYGINLVSHDYGDTVAQELLHRYEHNRTGSILIKSLCLSNGGIFPETHRPRLIQKVLKDGGLLAPIITRLMNFFFFSRGLGAVFGPYTQPSQAEYWDMWAAVRTNDGHLVVDSILQYINQRKKHRERWVGALKATSVPLHLIYGPLDPVNPHPEFLQLYKKVLPASTVSVLDDHISHYPQLEDPTGFLNAYLSFIDSF; this comes from the exons ATGAGGGGGCGCTGGGTGTGGGTAGGGCTGCTCGGCGTCCCCCTCCTGGCCCTATACCTGCACCTCCCGCCCCCCCGGCTGTCCCCGGAGCTGCTCTCCTGGCGCTCCTCCGGGGCCTTCTTCACCTACCAGGAGCGCAGCATCTTCTACAGAG ATTCAGCCGGCGCCGTGGGCAGCTCCGACGTGGTCGTCCTCCTGCACGGCTTCCCCACCTCCAGCTACGACTGGAACAAG aTCTGGGAGGGGCTGACGCTGCGCTTTCACCGGGTGGTCGCCCTGGATTTCGTCGGGTTCGGCTTCAGCGACAAGCCC CGACCCCATCGCTATTCCATCTTCGAGCAAGCCAGCATCGTTGAGGGGTTGCTGCGCCACCTCGGCCTCCACCGCTATGGGATCAACCTCGTGTCCCACGACTACGGCGACACGGTCgcccaggagctgctccacAG GTACGAGCACAACCGAACCGGGAGCATCCTGATCAAGAGCCTCTGCTTATCCAACGGAG GTATTTTCCCCGAAACGCACCGGCCCCGGCTCATCCAGAAG gtcCTCAAGGACGGGGGCCTCCTGGCGCCCATCATCACGCGGCTGatgaatttcttcttcttctccagagG GCTTGGGGCCGTTTTCGGACCCTACACGCAGCCCTCGCAGGCCGAATATTGGGATATGTGGGCGGCGGTGAGGACCAACGACGGCCACCTCGTGGTTGACAG TATTTTGCAGTACATCAACCAGAGGAAGAAGCACAGAGAGCGCTGGGTGGGGGCTCTGAAGGCCACTTCTGTCCCCC TGCATTTAATCTACGGGCCCCTGGACCCTGTGAATCCGCACCCGGAGTTCCTCCAGCTGTACAA AAAAGTGCTTCCCGCGTCCACGGTGTCCGTGCTGGATGACCACATCAGCCACTACCCGCAGCTGGAGGATCCAACGGGCTTCCTCAACGCCTATCTCAGCTTCATCGACTCCTTCTGA
- the MEST gene encoding mesoderm-specific transcript homolog protein isoform X2 has protein sequence MRGRWVWVGLLGVPLLALYLHLPPPRLSPELLSWRSSGAFFTYQERSIFYRDSAGAVGSSDVVVLLHGFPTSSYDWNKIWEGLTLRFHRVVALDFVGFGFSDKPRPHRYSIFEQASIVEGLLRHLGLHRYGINLVSHDYGDTVAQELLHRYEHNRTGSILIKSLCLSNGGIFPETHRPRLIQKVLKDGGLLAPIITRLMNFFFFSRGILQYINQRKKHRERWVGALKATSVPLHLIYGPLDPVNPHPEFLQLYKKVLPASTVSVLDDHISHYPQLEDPTGFLNAYLSFIDSF, from the exons ATGAGGGGGCGCTGGGTGTGGGTAGGGCTGCTCGGCGTCCCCCTCCTGGCCCTATACCTGCACCTCCCGCCCCCCCGGCTGTCCCCGGAGCTGCTCTCCTGGCGCTCCTCCGGGGCCTTCTTCACCTACCAGGAGCGCAGCATCTTCTACAGAG ATTCAGCCGGCGCCGTGGGCAGCTCCGACGTGGTCGTCCTCCTGCACGGCTTCCCCACCTCCAGCTACGACTGGAACAAG aTCTGGGAGGGGCTGACGCTGCGCTTTCACCGGGTGGTCGCCCTGGATTTCGTCGGGTTCGGCTTCAGCGACAAGCCC CGACCCCATCGCTATTCCATCTTCGAGCAAGCCAGCATCGTTGAGGGGTTGCTGCGCCACCTCGGCCTCCACCGCTATGGGATCAACCTCGTGTCCCACGACTACGGCGACACGGTCgcccaggagctgctccacAG GTACGAGCACAACCGAACCGGGAGCATCCTGATCAAGAGCCTCTGCTTATCCAACGGAG GTATTTTCCCCGAAACGCACCGGCCCCGGCTCATCCAGAAG gtcCTCAAGGACGGGGGCCTCCTGGCGCCCATCATCACGCGGCTGatgaatttcttcttcttctccagagG TATTTTGCAGTACATCAACCAGAGGAAGAAGCACAGAGAGCGCTGGGTGGGGGCTCTGAAGGCCACTTCTGTCCCCC TGCATTTAATCTACGGGCCCCTGGACCCTGTGAATCCGCACCCGGAGTTCCTCCAGCTGTACAA AAAAGTGCTTCCCGCGTCCACGGTGTCCGTGCTGGATGACCACATCAGCCACTACCCGCAGCTGGAGGATCCAACGGGCTTCCTCAACGCCTATCTCAGCTTCATCGACTCCTTCTGA